A stretch of the Macaca mulatta isolate MMU2019108-1 chromosome 14, T2T-MMU8v2.0, whole genome shotgun sequence genome encodes the following:
- the DCHS1 gene encoding protocadherin-16 isoform X1 gives MQKEPGIVPSCPGMKSPRPRLLLPLLLLLLGAGVPGAWAQAGSLDLQIDEEQPAGTLIGDISAGLPAGTAAPLMYFISAQEGSGVGTDLAIDEHSGVVRTARVLDREQRDRYRFTAVTPDGATVEVTVRVADINDHAPAFPQARAALQVPEHTAFGTCYPLEPARDADAGHLGTQGYALSGDGAGETFRLETRPGPDGAPVPELVVTGELDRENRSHYMLQLEAYDGGSPPRRAQTLLDVTLLDINDHAPAFNQSRYHAVVSESLAPGSPVLQVFASDADAGANGAVTYEINRRQSEGDGPFSIDAHTGLLQLERPLDFEQRRVHELVVQARDGGAHPELGSAFVTVHVRDANDNQPSMTVIFLSADGSPQVSEAAPPGQLVARISVSDPDDGDFAHVNVSLEGGEGHFALSTQDSVIYLVCVARRLDREERDAYNLRVTATDSGSPPLRAEAAFVLHVTDVNDNAPAFDRQFYQPEPLPEVALPGSFVVRVTARDPDQGTNGQVTYSLAPGAHTHWFSIDPTSGIITTAASLDYELEPQPQLTVVATDGGLPPLASSATVNVALQDVNDNEPQFQRTFYNDSLPEGTQPGTCFLQVTATDADSGLFGLLSYSLGAGLGSSGSPPFRIDAHSGDVCTTRTLDRDQGPSSFDFTVTAVDGGGLKSMVYVKVFLSDENDNPPQFYPREYAASISAQSPPGTAVLRVRAHDPDQGSHGRLSYHILAGNSPPLFALDEQSGLLTVAWPLARRANSVVQLEIGAQDGGGLQAEPSARVNISIVPGTPTPPIFEQLQYVFSVPEDVAPGTSVGIVQAHNPPGRLAPVTLSLSGGDPRGLFSLDAISGLLQTLRPLDRELLGPVLELEVRAGSGVPPAFAVARVRVLLDDVNDNSPAFPAPEDTVLLPPNTAPGTPIYTLRALDPDSGVNSRVTFTLLAGGGGAFTVDPTTGHVRLMRPLGPSGGPAHELELEARDGGSPPRTSHFRLRVVVQDVGTRGLAPQFDSPTYRVDLPSGTIPGTQVLQVQAQAPDGGPVTYHLAAEGASSPFGLEPQSGWLWVRAALDREAQELYILKVMAVSGSKAELGQQTGTATVRVSILNQNEHSPRLSEDPTFLAVAENQPPGTSVGRVFATDRDSGPNGRLTYSLQQLSEDSKAFRIHPQTGEVTTLQTLDREQQSTYQLLVQVQDGGSPSHSTTGTVHVAVLDLNDNSPTFLQASGAAAGGLPIQVPDRVPPGTLVTTLQAKDPDEGENGTILYTLTGPGSELFSLNPHSGELLTAAPLIRAERPHYVLTLSAHDQGSPPRSASLQLLVQVLPSTRLAEPPPDLAERDPAAPVPVVLTVTAAEGLQPGSLLGSVAPPEPAGLGALTYTLVGGADPEGTFALDAASGRLYLARPLDFEAGPPWRALTVRAEGPGGAGARLLRVQVHVQDENEHAPAFARDPLALALPENPEPSAALYTFRASDADGPGPNSDVRYRLLRQEPPVPALRLDARTGALSAPRGLDRETTPALLLLVEATDRPANASRRRATRVSARVFVTDENDNAPVFASPSRVRLPEDQPPGPAALHVVARDPDLGEAARVSYRLASGGDGHFRLHSSTGALSVVQPLDREQRAEHVLTVVASDHGSPPRSATQVLTVSVADVNDEAPTFQQQEYSVLLRENSAPGTSLLTLRATDPDLGANGQVTYGGVSSGSFSLDPDTGVLTTLRALDREEQEEINLTVYAQDRGSPPQLTHATIRVAVEDENDHAPTFGSTHLSLEVPEGQDPQTLTMLRASDPDVGANGQLQYRILDGDPSGAFVLDLASGEFGTMRPLDREVEPAFQLRIEARDGGQPALSATLLLTVTVLDANDHAPAFPVPAYSVEVPEDVPAGTLLLQLQAHDPDAGANGRVTYYLGAGTAGAFLLEPSSGELRTAAALDREQCPSYTFAVSAVDGAAAGPLSTTVSVTITVRDVNDHAPTFPTSPLRLRLPRPGPSFSTPTLALATLRAEDRDAGANASILYRLAGTPPPGTTVDSYTGEIRVARSPVALGTRDRVLFIVATDLGRPARSATGVIIVGLQGEAERGPRFPRTSSEAMIRENAPPGTPIVSPRAVHAGGTNGPITYSILSGNEKGTFSIQPSTGAITVRSAEGLDFEVSPRLRLVLQAESGGAFAFTVLTLTLQDANDNAPRFLRPHYVAFLPESRPLEGPLLQVEADDLDQGSGGQISYSLAASQPARGLFHVDPATGTITTTAILDREIWAETRLVLMATDRGSPALVGSATLTVMVIDTNDNRPTIPQPWELRVSEDALLGSEIAQVTGNDVDSGPVLWYVLSPSGPQDPFSVGRYGGRVSLTGPLDFEQCDRYQLQLLAHDGPHEGRANLTVLVEDVNDNVPAFSQSLYQVMLLEHTPPGSAILSVSATDRDSGANGHISYHLASPADGFSVDPNNGTLFTIVGTVALGHDGSGAVDVVLEARDHGTPGRAARATVHVQLQDQNDHAPSFTLPHYRVAVTEDLPPGSTLLTLEATDADGSRTHAAVEYSIISGNWGRVFQLEPRLAEAGESAGPGPQALGCLVLLEPLDFESLTQYNLTVAAADRGQPPQSSVVPVTVTVLDVNDNPPVFTRASYRVAVPEDTPVGAELLHVEASDADPGPHGLVRFTVSSGDPSGLFELDESSGTLRLAHALDCETQARHQLVVQAADPAGAHFALAPVTIEVQDVNDHGPAFPLNLLSTSLAENQPPGTLVTTLHAIDGDAGAFGKLRYSLLEAGPGPEGREAFALNSSTGELRARVAFDYEHTESFRLLVGAADAGNLSASVTVSVLVTGEDEYDPVFLAPAFHFQVPEGARRGHSLGHVQATDEDGGADGLVLYSLATSSPYFGINQTTGALYLRVDSRAPGSGTATTGGGGRTRREAPRELRLEVIARGPLPGSRSATVPVTVDITHTALGLAPDLNLLLVGAVAASLGVVVVLALAALVLGLVRARGRKAEAAPGPMSQAAPLASGSLQKVGREPPSPPPSEHLYHQTLPSYGGPGAGGPYPRGGSLDPSHSSGRGSAEAAEDDEIRMINEFPRVASVASSLAARGPDSGIQQDADGLSDTSCEPPAPDTWYKGRKAGLLLPGAGATLYREEGPPATATAFLGGCGLSPAPTGDYGFPADGKPCVAGALTAIVAGEEELRGSYNWDYLLSWCPQFQPLASVFTEIARLKDEARPCPPAPRIDPPPLITAVAHPGAKSVPPKPANTAAARAIFPPAPHRSPISHEGSLSSAAMSPSFSPSLSPLAARSPVVSPFGVAQGPSASALSTESGLEPPDDTELHI, from the exons ATGCAGAAGGAGCCGGGCATTGTGCCTTCCTGCCCTGGCATGAAGAGCCCCAGGCCCCGCCTCCTGCTaccattgctgctgctgctgctgggagcTGGGGTGCCAGGTGCCTGGGCTCAGGCTGGGAGCCTGGACTTGCAGATTGATGAGGAGCAGCCAGCAGGTACACTGATTGGGGACATCAGTGCGGGGCTTCCGGCAGGCACGGCAGCTCCTCTCATGTACTTCATCTCCGCCCAGGAGGGCAGCGGCGTGGGCACAGACCTGGCCATTGATGAACACAGTGGGGTTGTCCGTACAGCCCGTGTCTTGGACCGTGAGCAGCGGGACCGCTACCGCTTCACTGCAGTCACTCCTGATGGTGCCACCGTGGAAGTTACAGTGCGAGTGGCTGACATCAACGACCATGCTCCAGCCTTCCCACAGGCTCGGGCTGCCCTGCAGGTACCTGAGCATACAGCTTTTGGCACCTGCTACCCACTGGAGCCTGCTCGTGATGCAGATGCTGGGCATCTGGGAACCCAGGGCTATGCGCTATCTGGTGATGGGGCTGGAGAGACTTTCCGGCTGGAGACACGCCCCGGTCCAGATGGGGCCCCAGTGCCTGAGCTGGTAGTTACTGGGGAACTGGACCGAGAGAACCGCTCACACTATATGCTACAGCTGGAGGCCTATGATGGTGGTTCACCACCCCGGAGGGCCCAGACCCTGCTGGACGTGACACTGCTGGACATCAATGACCATGCTCCAGCTTTCAATCAGAGCCGCTATCATGCTGTGGTGTCTGAGAGCCTGGCCCCTGGCAGTCCTGTCTTGCAGGTGTTCGCATCTGATGCCGATGCTGGTGCCAATGGGGCTGTGACTTATGAGATCAATCGGAGGCAGAGCGAGGGTGACGGACCCTTCTCCATCGACGCGCACACGGGGCTGCTTCAGTTAGAGCGGCCACTGGACTTTGAGCAACGGCGGGTCCATGAACTGGTGGTGCAAGCACGAGATGGTGGGGCTCACCCTGAGTTGGGCTCAGCCTTTGTGACTGTGCATGTGCGAGATGCCAATGACAATCAGCCCTCCATGACTGTCATCTTTCTCAGTGCAGATGGCTCCCCCCAAGTGTCTGAGGCCGCCCCACCTGGACAGCTTGTTGCTCGCATCTCTGTGTCAGACCCAGATGATGGTGACTTTGCCCATGTCAATGTGTCCCTGGAAGGTGGAGAGGGCCACTTTGCCCTAAGCACCCAAGACAGCGTCATCTATCTGGTGTGTGTGGCTCGGCGGCTGGATCGGGAAGAGAGGGATGCCTATAACTTGAGGGTTACAGCCACAGACTCAGGCTCACCTCCACTGCGGGCTGAGGCTGCCTTTGTGCTGCACGTCACTGATGTCAACGACAACGCACCTGCCTTTGACCGCCAGTTCTACCAACCTGAGCCCCTGCCTGAGGTTGCGCTGCCTGGCAGCTTTGTAGTGCGGGTGACTGCTCGGGATCCTGACCAAGGCACCAATGGTCAGGTCACTTACAGCCTAGCCCCTGGCGCCCACACCCACTGGTTCTCCATTGACCCCACCTCAGGCATTATCACTACGGCTGCCTCACTGGACTATGAGTTGGAACCTCAGCCACAGCTGACTGTGGTGGCCACAGATGGTGGCCTGCCCCCTCTAGCCTCCTCTGCCACAGTTAACGTGGCCCTGCAAGATGTGAATGATAATGAGCCCCAATTCCAGAGGACTTTCTACAATGACTCGCTGCCTGAGGGCACCCAGCCTGGAACTTGCTTCCTTCAG GTGACAGCCACAGATGCGGATAGTGGCCTATTTGGCCTCCTCTCCTATTCCTTGGGTGCTGGACTTGGGTCTTCCGGATCTCCCCCATTCCGCATTGATGCCCACAGCGGTGATGTGTGCACAACCCGGACCCTGGACCGTGACCAGGGGCCCTCAAGCTTTGACTTCACAGTGACAGCTGTGGATGGG GGAGGCCTCAAGTCCATGGTATATGTGAAGGTGTTTCTGTCAGACGAGAATGACAACCCTCCTCAGTTTTATCCACGGGAGTATGCTGCCAGTATAAGTGCCCAGAGTCCACCAGGCACAGCTGTGCTGAGGGTGCGTGCCCATGACCCTGACCAGGGGTCCCATGGGCGACTCTCCTACCATATCCTGGCTGGCAATAGCCCCCCACTTTTCGCATTGGATGAGCAATCAG GGCTGTTGACAGTAGCCTGGCCCTTGGCCAGACGGGCCAACTCTGTGGTGCAGCTGGAGATCGGGGCTCAGGATGGAGGTGGCCTACAGGCAGAACCCAGTGCCCGAGTGAACATCAGCATTGTGCCTGGAACCCCCACACCACCCATATTTGAGCAACTACAGTATGTTTTTTCTGTGCCAGAGGATGTGGCACCAGGCACCAGTGTGGGCATAGTCCAGGCACACAACCCACCAG GTCGCTTGGCACCTGTGACCCTTTCCCTATCAGGTGGGGATCCCCGAGGACTCTTCTCCCTAGATGCGATTTCGGGGCTGTTGCAAACACTTCGCCCTCTGGACCGGGAGCTACTGGGACCGGTACTGGAGCTGGAGGTGCGAGCAGGCAGTGGAGTCCCCCCAGCTTTTGCTGTAGCTCGGGTGCGTGTGCTGCTGGATGATGTGAATGACAACTCCCCTGCCTTTCCTGCACCTGAAGACACGGTATTGCTACCACCAAACACTGCCCCAGGGACTCCCATCTATACACTGCGGGCTCTTGACCCCGACTCAGGTGTTAACAGTCGAGTCACCTTTACCCTGCTTGCTGGGGGTGGTGGAGCCTTCACCGTGGACCCCACCACAGGCCATGTACGGCTTATGAGGCCTCTGGGGCCCTCAGGAGGGCCAGCCCATgagctggagctggaggcccGGGATGGGGGCTCCCCACCACGCACCAGCCACTTTCGACTGCGGGTGGTGGTACAGGATGTGGGAACCCGTGGGCTGGCTCCCCAATTCGACAGCCCTACCTACCGTGTGGACCTGCCCTCAGGCACCATCCCTGGAACTCAGGTCCTGCAAGTGCAGGCCCAAGCACCAGATGGGGGCCCTGTCACGTATCACCTTGCAGCAGAGGGAGCAAGTAGCCCCTTTGGCCTGGAGCCACAGAGTGGGTGGCTATGGGTGCGGGCAGCGCTGGACCGTGAGGCCCAGGAGTTGTACATACTGAAGGTAATGGCAGTGTCTGGGTCCAAAGCTGAGTTGGGGCAGCAGACAGGCACAGCCACCGTGAGGGTCAGCATCCTCAACCAGAATGAACACAGTCCCCGCTTGTCTGAGGATCCCACCTTCCTGGCTGTGGCTGAGAACCAGCCCCCAGGGACCAGCGTGGGCCGAGTCTTTGCCACTGACCGAGACTCGGGACCCAATGGACGTCTGACCTACAGCCTGCAACAGCTGTCTGAAGACAGCAAGGCCTTCCGCATCCACCCCCAGACTG GAGAAGTGACCACACTCCAAACCCTGGACCGTGAGCAGCAGAGCACCTATCAGCTCCTGGTGCAGGTGCAGGATGGAGGGAGCCCATCCCACAGCACCACAGGCACTGTGCATGTTGCAGTGCTTGACCTCAACGACAACAGCCCCACCTTCCTGCAGGCTTCAGGAGCTGCTGCTGGCGGCCTCCCTATACAG GTACCAGACCGCGTGCCTCCAGGAACACTGGTGACAACTCTGCAAGCGAAGGATCCAGATGAGGGGGAGAATGGGACCATCTTGTACACGCTAACTG GTCCTGGCTCAGAACTTTTCTCTCTGAACCCTCACTCAGGGGagctgctcactgcagctccccTGATCCGAGCAGAGCGGCCCCACTATGTGCTGACACTGAGTGCTCACGACCAAGGCAGCCCTCCTCGAAGTGCCAGCCTCCAGCTGCTGGTGCAG GTGCTTCCCTCAACTCGCTTGGCCGAGCCGCCCCCAGACCTCGCAGAGCGGGACCCAGCGGCACCAGTGCCTGTCGTGCTGACGGTGACAGCAGCTGAGGGGCTGCAGCCTGGCTCTCTGTTGGGCTCGGTGGCACCTCCAGAGCCCGCGGGTTTGGGCGCACTCACCTACACACTGGTGGGCGGTGCCGATCCCGAGGGCACCTTCGCGCTGGATGCGGCCTCAGGGCGCTTGTACCTGGCGCGGCCCCTGGACTTCGAAGCAGGCCCGCCATGGCGCGCGCTCACGGTACGCGCTGAGGGGCCGGGAGGCGCGGGCGCGCGGCTGCTGCGAGTGCAGGTGCACGTGCAGGACGAGAATGAGCATGCGCCCGCCTTCGCGCGCGATCCGCTGGCGCTGGCGCTGCCCGAGAACCCGGAGCCCAGCGCAGCGCTGTACACTTTCCGCGCGTCGGACGCCGACGGCCCCGGCCCCAATAGCGACGTGCGCTACCGCCTGCTGCGCCAGGAGCCGCCCGTGCCGGCGCTTCGCCTGGACGCGCGCACCGGGGCGCTCAGCGCTCCGCGCGGCCTGGACCGAGAGACCACTCCtgcgctgctgctgctggtggaaGCCACCGACCGGCCAGCCAACGCCAGCCGCCGCCGTGCAACGCGCGTTTCTGCGCGCGTCTTCGTCACGGATGAGAATGACAACGCCCCTGTCTTCGCCTCGCCCTCACGCGTGCGCCTCCCAGAGGACCAGCCGCCTGGGCCCGCGGCGCTGCACGTGGTAGCCCGGGACCCGGACCTGGGCGAGGCCGCACGCGTGTCCTATCGGCTGGCATCTGGCGGGGACGGACACTTCCGGCTGCACTCAAGCACTG GAGCACTGTCCGTGGTGCAGCCGTTGGACCGCGAACAACGAGCTGAGCACGTACTGACAGTGGTGGCCTCAGACCACGGCTCCCCGCCGCGCTCGGCCACTCAGGTCCTGACCGTCAGTGTCGCTGACGTCAACGACGAGGCGCCTACTTTCCAGCAGCAGGAGTACAGCGTCCTCTTGCGTGAGAACAGCGCGCCTGGCACATCTCTGCTCACCTTGCGAGCAACCGACCCCGACCTGG GGGCCAACGGGCAAGTGACTTATGGAGGCGTCTCTAGCGGAAGCTTTTCTCTGGATCCTGACACTGGTGTTCTCACGACTCTTCGGGCCCTTGATcgagaggagcaggaggagatcAACCTGACAG TGTATGCCCAGGACAGGGGCTCACCTCCCCAGTTAACTCATGCCACCATTCGAGTGGCTGTGGAGGATGAGAATGACCATGCACCAACCTTTGGGAGTACCCATCTCTCTCTGGAGGTGCCTGAGGGCCAGGACCCCCAAACCCTTACCATGCTTCGGGCTTCTGATCCAGATGTGGGAGCCAATGGGCAGTTGCAGTACCGCATCCTAG ATGGGGACCCATCAGGAGCCTTTGTCCTAGACCTTGCTTCTGGAGAGTTTGGCACCATGAGGCCACTAGACAGAGAGGTGGAGCCAGCTTTCCAGCTGAGGATAGAGGCCCGGGATGGAGGCCAGCCAGCTCTCAGTGCCACGCTGCTTTTGACAGTGACAGTGCTGGATGCCAATGACCATGCTCCAGCCTTTCCTGTGCCTGCCTACTCTGTGGAGGTGCCAGAGGATGTGCCTGCAGGGACCCTGCTGCTACAGCTACAGGCTCATGACCCTGATGCTGGAGCCAATGGCCGTGTAACTTACTACCTGGGTGCCGGTACAGCAGGAGCCTTCCTGCTGGAGCCTAGCTCTGGAGAACTGCGCACAGCTGCAGCCTTGGACAGAGAACAGTGTCCCAGCTACACCTTTGCTGTGAGTGCAGTGGATGGTGCAGCTGCTGGGCCCCTAAGCACCACAGTGTCTGTCACCATCACAGTGCGTGATGTCAATGACCATGCACCCACCTTCCCCACCAGTCCTCTACGCCTACGCCTGCCCCGCCCAGGCCCCAGCTTCAGTACCCCAACTCTGGCTCTGGCTACACTGAGAGCTGAAGATCGTGATGCTGGTGCCAATGCTTCCATTCTGTACCGACTGGCGGGCACACCACCTCCTGGCACTACTGTGGACTCTTACACTGGTGAAATCCGTGTGGCCCGCTCTCCTGTAGCTCTAGGCACCCGGGATCGTGTCCTATTCATTGTGGCCACTGATCTTGGCCGTCCAGCTCGCTCTGCCACTGGTGTGATCATTGTTGGACTGCAGGGGGAAGCTGAGCGTGGACCCCGCTTTCCCCGGACTAGCAGTGAGGCTATGATTCGTGAGAATGCACCCCCAG GGACTCCTATTGTCTCCCCGAGGGCTGTCCATGCAGGAGGCACAAATGGACCCATCACCTACAGCATTCTCAGTGGAAATGAGAAAGGGACATTCTCCATCCAGCCTAGTACAG GTGCCATCACAGTTCGCTCAGCAGAGGGGCTGGACTTCGAGGTGAGTCCACGACTGCGACTGGTGCTGCAGGCAGAGAGTGGAGGAGCCTTTGCCTTCACTGTGCTGACCCTGACCCTGCAAGATGCCAACGACAATGCTCCCCGTTTCCTGCGGCCCCATTACGTGGCCTTCCTTCCTGAGTCCCGGCCCTTGGAGGGGCCCCTGCTGCAG GTGGAGGCAGATGACCTGGATCAAGGCTCTGGAGGACAGATTTCCTACAGTCTGGCTGCATCCCAGCCGGCACGTGGATTGTTCCACGTAGACCCAGCCACAGGCACTATCACCACCACAGCCATCCTGGACCGTGAGATCTGGGCCGAAACACG GTTGGTACTGATGGCCACAGACAGAGGGAGCCCAGCCCTGGTGGGCTCAGCTACCTTGACGGTGATGGTCATCGACACCAATGACAACCGCCCCACCATCCCCCAGCCCTGGGAGCTCCGAGTGTCAGAAG ATGCGTTATTGGGCTCAGAGATTGCACAGGTAACAGGGAATGATGTGGACTCAGGACCGGTGCTGTGGTATGTGCTGAGCCCATCTGGGCCCCAGGATCCCTTCAGTGTTGGCCGCTATGGAGGCCGTGTCTCCCTCACGGGGCCCCTGGACTTTGAGCAGTGTGACCGCTACCAGCTGCAGCTGCTGGCGCATGATGGGCCTCATGAGGGCCGTGCCAACCTCACAGTGCTTGTGGAGGATGTCAATGATAATGTACCTGCCTTCTCACAGAGCCTCTACCAG GTAATGCTGCTtgagcacacacccccaggcAGTGCCATTCTCTCCGTCTCTGCCACTGATCGGGACTCAGGTGCCAATGGTCACATCTCCTACCACCTGGCTTCCCCTGCTGATGGCTTCAGTGTTGACCCCAACAATG GGACCCTGTTCACAATAGTGGGAACAGTGGCCTTGGGCCATGACGGGTCAGGAGCAGTGGATGTGGTGCTGGAAGCACGAGACCACGGGACTCCAGGCCGGGCAGCACGAGCCACAGTGCATGTACAACTGCAGGACCAGAACGACCATGCCCCGAGCTTCACATTGCCACACTACCGTGTGGCTGTGACTGAGGACCTACCCCCTGGCTCCACTCTGCTCACCCTGGAGGCTACAGATGCTGATGGAAGCCGCACCCATGCCGCTGTGGAGTACAGCATCATCAGTGGCAACTGGGGCCGAGTCTTCCAGCTGGAACCCAGGCTGGCTGAGGCTGGGGAGAGTGCTGGACCAGGCCCCCAGGCACTGGGCTGCCTGGTGTTGCTTGAACCTCTAGACTTTGAAAGCCTGACACAGTACAATCTAACAGTGGCTGCAGCTGACCGTGGGCAGCCACCCCAAAGTTCAGTCGTGCCAGTCACTGTCACTGTACTAGATGTCAATGACAACCCACCTGTCTTTACCCGAGCATCCTACCGTGTGGCAGTACCTGAGGACACACCTGTTGGAGCTGAGCTGCTGCATGTAGAGGCCTCTGACGCTGACCCTGGCCCTCACGGCCTCGTGCGTTTCACTGTCAGCTCAGGCGACCCATCAGGGCTCTTTGAACTGGATGAGAGCTCAGGCACCTTGCGACTGGCCCATGCCCTGGACTGTGAGACCCAGGCTCGACATCAGCTTGTAGTACAGGCTGCTGACCCTGCTGGTGCACACTTTGCTTTGGCACCAGTGACAATTGAGGTCCAGGATGTGAATGATCATGGCCCAGCCTTCCCACTGAACTTACTCAGCACCAGCCTGGCCGAGAATCAGCCTCCAGGCACTCTCGTAACCACTCTGCATGCAATCGACGGGGATGCTGGGGCTTTTGGGAAGCTCCGTTACAGCCTGTTGGAGGCTGGGCCAGGGCCTGAGGGCCGTGAGGCATTTGCACTGAACAGCTCAACAGGGGAGTTGCGTGCACGAGTGGCCTTTGACTACGAGCACACAGAAAGCTTCCGGCTGCTGGTGGGTGCTGCCGATGCTGGGAATCTCTCAGCCTCTGTCACTGTGTCGGTGCTGGTGACTGGAGAGGATGAGTATGACCCGGTATTTCTGGCACCAGCTTTCCACTTCCAAGTGCCCGAAGGTGCCCGGCGTGGCCACAGCTTGGGTCATGTGCAGGCCACAGACGAGGATGGGGGTGCTGATGGCCTGGTTCTGTATTCCCTTGCCACCTCTTCACCCTATTTTGGTATTAACCAGACTACAGGTGCCCTGTACCTGCGGGTGGACAGTCGAGCACCAGGCAGTGGAACAGCCACCACTGGGGGTGGGGGCCGGACCCGGCGGGAAGCACCAcgggagctgaggctggaggtgaTAGCACGGGGGCCTCTGCCTGGTTCCCGGAGTGCCACAGTGCCTGTGACTGTGGATATCACCCACACCGCACTGGGCCTGGCACCTGACCTCAACCTGCTATTAGTAGGGGCTGTAGCAGCCTCCTTGGGAGTTGTGGTGGTGCTTGCACTGGCAGCCCTTGTCCTAGGACTTGTTCGGGCCCGTGGCCGCAAGGCTGAGGCAGCCCCTGGCCCAATGTCACAGGCAGCACCCCTAGCCAGTGGCTCACTGCAGAAAGTGGGCCGGGAGCCACCTAGTCCACCACCCTCTGAGCACCTCTATCACCAGACTCTTCCCAGCTATGGTGGGCCAGGAGCTGGAGGACCCTACCCCCGTGGTGGCTCCTTGGACCCTTCACATTCAAGTGGCCGAGGctcagcagaggctgcagaggatGATGAGATCCGCATGATCAATGAGTTCCCCCGTGTGGCCAGTGTGGCCTCCTCTCTGGCTGCCCGTGGCCCTGACTCAGGCATCCAGCAGGATGCAGATGGACTGAGTGACACATCCTGTGAGCCACCTGCCCCTGACACCTGGTATAAGGGCCGAAAGGCAGGGCTGCTGCTGCCAGGTGCAGGAGCCACTCTCTACCGAGAGGAGGGGCCCCCAGCCACTGCCACAGCCTTCCTGGGGGGCTGTGGCCTGAGCCCTGCACCCACTGGGGACTATGGCTTCCCAGCAGATGGCAAGCCATGTGTGGCAGGTGCACTGACAGCCATTGTGGCCGGCGAGGAGGAGCTCCGTGGCAGCTATAACTGGGACTACCTGCTGAGCTGGTGCCCTCAGTTCCAACCACTGGCCAGTGTCTTCACAGAGATCGCTCGGCTCAAGGATGAAGCTCGGCCATGTCCCCCAGCTCCCCGTATCGACCCACCACCCCTCATCACTGCCGTGGCCCACCCAGGAGCCAAGTCTGTGCCCCCCAAGCCAGCAAACACAGCTGCAGCCCGGGCCATCTTCCCACCAGCTCCGCACCGCTCGCCCATCAGCCATGAAGGCTCCCTGTCCTCAGCTGCCATGTCCCCCAGCTTCTCaccctctctgtctcctctggcTGCTCGCTCACCCGTTGTCTCACCATTTGGGGTGGCCCAGGGTCCCTCAGCCTCAGCACTCAGCACAGAGTCTGGCCTGGAGCCACCTGATGACACGGAGCTGCACATCtag